From Novosphingobium decolorationis, one genomic window encodes:
- a CDS encoding biotin--[acetyl-CoA-carboxylase] ligase: MIRYIEETGSTNFDLVDRLKRGDYLPEGDWLVADRQSQGRGRLGRDWFDGSGNFMGSTVVHWGPSQPAPSTLAFVVALAVHEAVGGFLPSRDDLVIKWPNDLLLNGAKLAGVLLEMIQGRVVVGVGVNLCSAPDLPDRPATSLCAYGVTVDRDTFAERLHEVFTLELERWRGAGLAPVLRRWQTVAHPEGTVLRVHPPGEEPVSGRFAGLSPEGSLRLRCADETVREIHAGDVFLPDSPG; this comes from the coding sequence TTGATCCGGTATATTGAGGAAACCGGTTCGACCAACTTCGACTTGGTCGACCGGTTGAAGCGGGGCGATTACCTTCCCGAAGGCGACTGGCTGGTCGCAGACCGCCAGTCGCAGGGAAGGGGGCGCCTGGGCCGTGACTGGTTCGATGGCTCAGGCAATTTCATGGGTTCGACGGTGGTCCATTGGGGCCCCAGCCAGCCCGCTCCGTCAACACTGGCGTTTGTCGTTGCGTTAGCCGTTCACGAGGCCGTGGGCGGCTTTCTGCCTTCCCGTGATGACCTTGTCATCAAGTGGCCTAATGACCTTCTGCTCAATGGCGCGAAGCTGGCGGGCGTTCTCCTGGAGATGATCCAGGGACGTGTCGTTGTCGGTGTGGGGGTCAACCTGTGTTCGGCCCCGGATTTGCCCGACCGGCCCGCAACGAGCTTGTGTGCCTACGGTGTGACGGTTGATCGGGACACTTTTGCCGAGCGCCTTCACGAGGTTTTCACCCTGGAGCTGGAACGCTGGCGCGGGGCAGGGCTTGCTCCGGTGCTGCGGCGCTGGCAGACTGTGGCCCATCCAGAGGGGACGGTCCTTCGCGTTCATCCTCCCGGTGAAGAGCCAGTTTCGGGGCGTTTTGCCGGGCTGTCGCCGGAAGGGAGCCTGCGGCTGCGTTGCGCGGATGAGACTGTTCGCGAGATCCATGCCGGCGATGTGTTTCTACCCGATAGTCCGGGTTGA
- a CDS encoding type III pantothenate kinase has translation MLLAIDAGNTNVVFALFEGPEVRARWRIASDARRTGDEYAVWLMQLLDIHKVDRGAIDSIIISTVVPRALHNLEVLCRHYFDVEPLVAGVGKATYDIEIDVDEPRTLGADRAVNAIGAHAKYEGDLIVVDFGTATTFDAVDFNGAYKGGIIAPGINLSLDALVGNTAKLPRIGIAVPSSTSVIGRNTEDQMLIGVFWGYVAMMEGLIARMQRQIGRPAKVIATGGLAVLFDKATDIFDAVEANLTLEGLAILAERASTK, from the coding sequence ATGCTGCTTGCGATTGATGCCGGGAACACGAATGTCGTGTTTGCGCTGTTCGAGGGTCCCGAGGTGCGTGCGCGCTGGCGGATTGCTTCGGATGCGCGCCGGACGGGCGATGAATACGCCGTGTGGCTGATGCAGTTGCTCGACATCCACAAGGTGGACCGCGGCGCCATCGACAGCATCATCATCTCGACCGTGGTGCCGCGCGCGTTGCACAATCTCGAAGTGCTGTGCCGCCACTATTTCGATGTCGAACCACTCGTGGCGGGCGTTGGCAAGGCCACCTACGACATCGAGATCGACGTGGATGAGCCCCGCACTCTGGGTGCCGACCGCGCGGTCAACGCGATTGGCGCGCATGCCAAATACGAAGGAGACCTCATCGTCGTTGACTTCGGGACGGCGACAACCTTCGATGCGGTCGATTTCAATGGCGCCTACAAGGGCGGTATCATCGCGCCTGGCATCAACCTGTCCCTTGACGCGCTTGTGGGCAATACCGCCAAGCTGCCGCGCATCGGCATTGCTGTTCCGAGTTCGACGTCGGTCATCGGGCGCAATACGGAAGATCAGATGCTGATTGGTGTGTTCTGGGGTTATGTTGCGATGATGGAAGGCCTGATCGCGCGTATGCAGCGCCAGATCGGCCGTCCGGCGAAGGTGATCGCGACCGGAGGTCTCGCGGTGCTGTTCGACAAGGCAACCGACATTTTTGACGCCGTCGAAGCGAATCTGACGCTCGAGGGGCTGGCCATTCTTGCAGAGAGAGCATCGACCAAGTGA